From Fibrobacter sp. UWT2, the proteins below share one genomic window:
- a CDS encoding 1,4-dihydroxy-6-naphthoate synthase, whose amino-acid sequence MHLSLGISTCPNDTYIYEALVQGLEKSPFEWDVHFADVQTLNEMVRRGELDVAKVSAQVYPKIEAEYACLGCGGAIGYGCGPLLLSSVGSAFCPEKPVVLPGADTTAALLFKFWHKKTGQSEQKIEYALFDQVYRSLRSKEAVQGVVIHEHRFTWKRDGLYLLQDLGAFWEENTGTPIPLGIAVAKRSLGENVICKVEAEIRKSLEIARKRETLVTPFIDKLAQIDDPNVMEAHIRMFVNDFSEDIGNRGKASLESLWALVRGE is encoded by the coding sequence ATGCACCTTTCCCTCGGAATTTCCACCTGTCCTAACGACACCTATATTTATGAAGCCCTCGTTCAGGGCCTCGAAAAATCACCTTTTGAATGGGATGTCCATTTTGCAGATGTGCAGACCCTCAACGAAATGGTGCGTCGTGGCGAACTCGATGTAGCCAAGGTGAGCGCCCAGGTGTACCCCAAAATCGAGGCAGAATACGCCTGCCTTGGCTGTGGTGGCGCTATCGGGTATGGTTGCGGTCCGTTATTGCTTTCGTCTGTAGGCAGCGCTTTTTGCCCCGAAAAACCGGTCGTTTTGCCCGGCGCGGACACGACTGCGGCCCTTTTATTCAAGTTCTGGCATAAAAAAACGGGTCAATCCGAGCAGAAAATCGAATACGCCCTGTTCGATCAGGTGTACCGTTCCCTGCGTTCCAAGGAGGCTGTACAAGGCGTTGTAATACACGAACACCGCTTTACCTGGAAACGCGATGGCCTTTATTTGCTGCAAGATCTGGGCGCTTTCTGGGAAGAAAATACGGGAACTCCCATACCATTAGGTATTGCTGTGGCGAAGCGTTCCCTCGGCGAAAATGTGATTTGCAAGGTCGAGGCAGAAATTCGGAAAAGTTTGGAAATTGCCCGAAAACGCGAAACTTTGGTGACGCCTTTTATCGACAAATTGGCTCAAATTGATGACCCGAATGTCATGGAAGCGCACATTCGAATGTTCGTAAATGACTTCTCCGAAGATATCGGAAACAGGGGAAAAGCCTCCTTGGAGTCCCTCTGGGCGTTAGTTCGTGGTGAATAG
- a CDS encoding 1-phosphofructokinase family hexose kinase, with amino-acid sequence MSQEILILGLNPAWQRLFYVDKFTPGEVHRIGKIEEYASGKGINCGLVLHLLGGTPLMMHFLGSEHGTNIFDEISGYGIQQAPVWIKEPTRICTTIVSEGESTELIEPSPDLTEYENEDFLQTINDYWSSTQRVALCGTFPQGFNVEQLNALDFAGKKIYVDAIEDVDTWLEKGVELLKINLKEYCKLLSRLGIPQVMSSPQFWKMTATAVLERLPIKNLVVTDEESPVRAFRLVEKKFQGVQLLPPTVQVNNRIGAGDSFFAGWLYADTMGLDFEQCLVKATAVASARCEVERPCNIKVERVAELETAIADAVEKLE; translated from the coding sequence ATGTCGCAGGAAATCCTAATTCTCGGGCTCAATCCCGCTTGGCAACGCTTGTTCTACGTGGACAAGTTTACGCCTGGCGAGGTTCACCGTATCGGAAAGATCGAAGAATATGCCTCGGGCAAGGGCATCAACTGCGGTCTCGTACTGCACCTTTTGGGTGGTACGCCGCTGATGATGCATTTCTTGGGCTCGGAACACGGCACAAACATCTTCGATGAAATTTCCGGCTACGGAATACAGCAGGCGCCCGTATGGATTAAGGAACCTACCCGCATTTGTACGACTATCGTAAGCGAAGGCGAATCTACGGAACTCATCGAGCCCTCGCCGGACCTTACGGAATACGAAAACGAAGATTTTCTTCAGACAATTAACGACTACTGGAGCTCGACGCAACGGGTCGCCTTGTGTGGAACCTTCCCGCAGGGTTTCAATGTCGAACAGCTGAATGCGCTGGACTTTGCTGGCAAGAAAATCTACGTGGATGCCATCGAAGATGTGGATACCTGGCTTGAAAAGGGTGTGGAACTCCTGAAGATCAACCTCAAGGAATACTGCAAGCTTCTTTCTCGACTTGGAATTCCCCAGGTCATGTCGAGTCCGCAGTTCTGGAAAATGACGGCGACGGCTGTGCTGGAAAGGCTGCCTATCAAGAACCTGGTGGTTACCGACGAAGAATCTCCGGTCAGGGCCTTCCGCCTGGTCGAAAAGAAATTCCAGGGCGTGCAGCTCTTGCCGCCTACGGTCCAAGTCAATAACCGCATCGGTGCTGGCGATTCCTTCTTTGCGGGTTGGTTATACGCCGATACTATGGGCCTCGATTTTGAACAATGCCTCGTGAAGGCAACGGCTGTCGCTTCTGCCCGCTGCGAGGTGGAACGCCCCTGCAATATCAAGGTGGAACGCGTTGCAGAACTTGAAACGGCTATAGCCGATGCAGTAGAAAAACTGGAGTAA